A region from the Rhodamnia argentea isolate NSW1041297 chromosome 7, ASM2092103v1, whole genome shotgun sequence genome encodes:
- the LOC115754481 gene encoding transmembrane E3 ubiquitin-protein ligase FLY1-like produces the protein MVAARRKLRLLRSEAIKLGLWLGILFYRPVAALRPLREMSRSWVDEGLFIRKDENESGQLGEWNISGTYKGTWRFLDSTNSSSRFPDFKRSSGNSMVELVSTHTKIAGVHYIQGVIVFQDVFDKERTVGGARIRIEGVYIWPFRQLRMVANSGKEGEFSQDDDYILSNPYHLLGVFSSQVFQESPRKKIWRRKNSPIYDVEKHCNIEFAAQISHISSKKDDGEHDHYQMEGLMESPSVDDDGDCFAPLLLNATSVNIEVYYNKAVNYTLMVTFVSFLQVLLLIRQMEHSNTQSGAAKVSILMIGQQAIMDAYLCLLHLTAGILVESLFNAFATAAFFKFVVFSIFEMRYLLAIWKASRPMNNGEGWETMRRELSVLYSRFYGILLGGILLMYEFHNYIRPILLLIYSFWVPQIITNVLRDSRKPLHPHYILGMTVTRLAIPLYIFGCPYNFMRIEPDKSWCICLGVFLGLQASILLLQHYLGSRWFIPRQILPEKYSYYRRFDKDSSHTTDCVICMTSIDLSQRSNDCMVTPCDHFFHSGCLQRWMDIKMECPTCRRPLPPA, from the exons aTGGTCGCCGCGAGGAGGAAGCTGCGGTTGTTGCGCTCCGAGGCGATAAAGCTCGGACTATGGCTGGGAATTTTGTTCTATCGCCCGGTGGCGGCTCTGCGGCCGTTGAGGGAGATGAGCCGGTCTTGGGTCGACGAG GGGTTGTTTATTaggaaagatgaaaatgaatCGGGTCAACTTGGTGAATGGAATATAAGTGGAACTTACAAAG GTACTTGGAGATTTCTAGATTCAACAAATAGCTCTTCGAGGTTTCCAGATTTCAAAAGATCTAGTGGCAACTCTATGGTTGAATTAGTTAGTACCCACACAAAAATAGCTGGTGTACATTATATTCAG GGAGTCATTGTCTTTCAGGATGTTTTTGACAAGGAGCGGACTGTTGGCGGTGCTCGAATCAGGATAGAAGGTGTATATATATGGCCATTTAGACAGCTTCGAATGGTAGCTAATAG TGGAAAAGAGGGTGAGTTTAGCCAAGATGATGATTACATATTATCAAATCCTTAtcatttg CTTGGAGTCTTCTCATCCCAGGTTTTTCAAGAATCTCCACGAAAAAAGATATGGAGAAGGAAGAATT CACCAATCTATGATGTGGAGAAACATTGTAACATCGAGTTTGCAGCTCAAATCTCACATATTTCTTCCAAAAAAGATG ATGGTGAACATGATCATTATCAAATGGAAGGTCTAATGGAGAGTCCTTCagtggatgatgatggggacTGTTTTGCACCCTTACTACTGAATGCTACTTCTGTAAACATTGAGGTTTATTATAACAAAGCAGTGAATTACACCTTGATGGTCACATTT GTGTCTTTCCTCCAAGTTCTCCTCCTAATTCGACAAATGGAACATAGCAATACTCAATCA GGAGCTGCCAAGGTCTCGATATTAATGATTGGGCAACAAGCTATTATGGATGCTTATCTCTGCCTCTTACATCTTACGGCAGGGATACTTGTAG AGTCCTTGTTCAATGCTTTTGCAACCGCGGCATTTTTCAAATTCGtagttttctcaatttttgagatGAGGTATCTTCTTGCCATATGGAAAGCAAGTCGACCTATGAACAACGGAGAGGGTTGGGAAACTATGAGGCGCGAGCTCTCGGTGTTGTATAGTCGTTTCT ATGGGATCCTTTTGGGAGGCATTCTGCTCATGTACGAGTTTCATAATTATATTCGTCCCATACTTCTCCTTATTTACTCGTTCTGGGTACCACAAATAATTACAAATGTTCTCCGAGATTCAAGAAAACCGTTGCATCCTCATTATATCCTAGGCATGACTGTCACTCGTCTGGCAATCCCATTGTACATTTTTGGCTGCCCATACAACTTTATGCGGATTGAGCCTGACAAAAGCTGGTGCATATGCTTGGGTGTATTTCTTGGACTCCAAGCATCTATTCTTCTTCTCCAGCATTATTTGGGGTCACGATGGTTCATTCCTCGTCAG ATTTTGCCAGAGAAATATAGCTACTACAGGCGGTTTGATAAGGATTCAAGCCACACTACAGACTGTGTCATTTGCATGACTTCTATCGATCTTAGTCAGCGGTCAAATGATTGCATG GTGACTCCATGTGACCATTTCTTTCATTCAGGCTGCTTGCAAAGATGGATGGATATAAAGATGGAATGCCCAACCTGCCGACGCCCACTACCACCAGCCTGA
- the LOC115754484 gene encoding leucine-rich repeat extensin-like protein 4, whose translation MALHSLSFILPHAFIFLLLHLAIPYYNTAAKHGHHPGRHYQYRHQSHHSHVSNPRLYQAYIALQAWKRVIYSDPHNFTTNWSGLSVCNYSGVYCAAALDDPKTQVVASIDLNHANIAGLLPEELGLLTDLAILHLNSNRFCGILPQTLANLELLYELDLSNNRFVGTFPSVVLSMPSLHYLDIRYNEFEGSLPPELFKKGLDAVFVNNNWFTSVIPANLGRTSFSVLVLANNNFSGCLPPSIAGSADTLEELLLINISLSGCLPPEVGFLYKLRVLDVSLNNVEGPIPYSLAGLAHLEQLNLGHNMMTGVVPSGVCILPSLVNFTFSYNYFCEEEGICANLTSKGIAYDESHNCLPEKPFQRSKEECQAALEHPVDCFQHPCGGGFRGPVAFAPLAAVPATAPLPSSPSPSPSSHS comes from the coding sequence ATGGCTTTACACTCACTTTCCTTCATTCTTCCCCATGCTTTTATCTTCCTGTTGCTTCACCTAGCCATACCATACTACAATACGGCCGCGAAACATGGCCACCACCCCGGCCGACACTATCAGTATCGGCACCAATCTCACCATTCCCACGTGTCCAACCCCCGACTCTACCAAGCCTACATTGCCCTTCAAGCGTGGAAACGCGTAATCTACTCCGACCCACATAACTTCACCACCAACTGGTCCGGTCTGTCTGTCTGCAACTATTCGGGTGTTTATTGTGCGGCGGCACTTGATGATCCCAAAACTCAGGTGGTAGCCAGTATCGATCTAAACCATGCCAACATAGCCGGGTTGCTCCCAGAAGAATTAGGCCTTCTGACCGACCTCGCCATCCTCCATTTGAACAGTAACCGGTTCTGCGGAATACTGCCGCAAACCTTGGCAAATCTCGAGCTTCTGTATGAACTCGATCTCAGCAACAACAGGTTTGTGGGAACTTTCCCTTCGGTTGTTCTCTCCATGCCTTCTCTTCATTATCTCGACATCCGCTACAACGAGTTCGAGGGGTCATTGCCCCCGGAACTCTTCAAGAAAGGTCTAGACGCGGTATTCGTCAACAACAACTGGTTTACTAGCGTCATACCTGCAAATTTGGGCCGGACTTCGTTTTCAGTTCTCGTGCTGGCGAACAACAACTTCAGTGGTTGCTTGCCGCCCAGCATAGCCGGCTCTGCCGATACTCTGGAGGAGTTGCTTCTAATCAATATCAGTTTGTCGGGGTGTTTACCGCCCGAAGTTGGGTTCCTGTATAAACTGAGAGTGCTGGATGTTAGCTTGAACAACGTCGAAGGTCCTATACCCTACAGCCTCGCGGGGCTAGCGCATCTGGAGCAGCTGAACTTAGGACACAACATGATGACCGGCGTCGTGCCGTCGGGCGTGTGCATCTTGCCGAGCTTGGTGAACTTCACCTTCTCGTATAACTACTTCTGCGAAGAGGAAGGGATATGCGCGAATTTGACGTCGAAAGGTATAGCCTATGATGAGAGCCATAACTGCTTGCCCGAGAAGCCGTTCCAGCGGAGCAAGGAGGAATGTCAAGCCGCTCTCGAGCACCCGGTAGACTGTTTCCAGCATCCGTGTGGGGGCGGTTTCCGCGGTCCGGTCGCTTTTGCTCCTCTTGCGGCGGTCCCGGCAACAGCTCCTCTTCCTTCAtcaccttctccttctccttcaagTCACTCCTAG
- the LOC115754485 gene encoding ADP,ATP carrier protein 1, mitochondrial, which translates to MADGSQGPSIIRTIHGQSYLRSRLSPNVRPGNYVAENLTGRYIYGRSRSYSHPAFQATGLELVSSLSPVFVQAPSEKGVKGFLTDFLMGGVSAAVSKTAAAPIERVKLLIQNQDEMIKSGRLSAPYKGIADCFARTIKDEGVLALWRGNTANVIRYFPTQALNFAFKDYFKSLFNFKKDRDGYWKWFAGNLASGGAAGASSLLFVYSLDYARTRLANDAKAAKKGGERQFNGLIDVYKKTLKSDGIAGLYRGFNVSCVGIIVYRGLYFGMYDSLKPVVLVGGLQDNFLASFMLGWAITIGAGLASYPIDTVRRRMMMTSGEAVKYKSSLDAFQQIVKNEGTKSLFKGAGANILRAVAGAGVLAGYDKLQVVLLGKKYGSGGGG; encoded by the exons ATGGCTGATGGATCACAGGGTCCATCTATAATTCGGACAATACATGGGCAGTCTTACCTCAGATCGAGGCTTTCTCCAAACGTGCGCCCAGGGAACTATGTTGCAGAGAATCTGACTGGCAGATATATCTATGGAAGGTCACGAAGTTATTCGCATCCAGCATTTCAAGCCACTGGTCTGGAACTTGTGTCATCCCTTTCTCCTGTTTTTGTTCAAGCTCCTTCCGAGAAAGGTGTAAAAGGTTTTCTAACTGACTTTCTCATGGGAGGAGTCTCTGCTGCTGTATCCAAGACAGCTGCTGCTCCAATTGAACGTGTTAAATTGTTGATACAAAATCAGGATGAAATGATCAAGTCTGGAAGGCTATCTGCACCATATAAGGGAATTGCTGATTGCTTTGCCAGAACTATTAAGGATGAAGGTGTACTTGCTCTCTGGAGAGGCAACACAGCCAACGTCATCAGATACTTCCCAACCCAG GCCTTGAACTTCGCATTCAAGGATTACTTTAAGAGTTTGTTCAACTTTAAGAAAGACCGTGATGGATACTGGAAATGGTTTGCTGGTAACTTGGCTTCTGGTGGTGCTGCTGGTGCTTCATCTCTTCTGTTTGTCTACTCACTAGATTATGCCCGAACACGTTTGGCTAATGATGCGAAGGCTGCTAAGAAGGGCGGTGAGAGGCAGTTTAATGGTTTGATTGATGTTTACAAGAAGACCCTTAAATCTGATGGCATTGCTGGCCTATATCGTGGGTTCAATGTCTCGTGTGTTGGCATCATTGTGTATAGAGGGCTGTACTTCGGAATGTACGACTCTCTGAAGCCTGTGGTTCTTGTTGGAGGGTTGCAG GATAATTTCCTAGCTAGTTTCATGCTCGGCTGGGCAATCACAATAGGTGCTGGACTTGCTTCCTACCCAATTGATACTGTACGTAGACGGATGATGATGACCTCTGGAGAGGCTGTGAAGTACAAGAGTTCATTGGATGCGTTCCAGCAGATTGTCAAGAACGAAGGTACCAAATCACTCTTCAAGGGTGCCGGTGCGAACATCCTCCGTGCCGTTGCAGGCGCTGGTGTGCTGGCTGGATATGATAAGCTGCAGGTTGTGTTGCTCGGCAAAAAGTATGGTTCTGGTGGCGGCGGCTGA